The window ATCAGCAGGAAGACGACGAGCACGGTCAGCGTGTCGACCATCGGCGTCAGGTTGAGATCCGAGTTCGGGCTCTTCTTGCCGTGGCCGGTGGCCAGCTTGACGTTCTTGAGCTTGATCGTCTTGCCAAGTGCCGAGCCCGGTTTCTTGATACTCATTCGATGCCTCCGACGTGCCTAGAGCAACTCGCCCTGCATCGTGTTCGGGTTCGCGACCGTGATGGCGCTCAGGCCGAGATCCAGGCAGATGTCCATCACTTGGATGATGAACTTGTACTGGACCTTGTCCTCTGCGGCGAGCATCACCTTGGGCGCCTCGGCGGGGACGCGCTCCTTGAGGCCGCGCAGCGCCGCGCGCACTTCCTTGTAGTACTTGTCCTCGGGCATCCGCGGGACCCGCTTCGGGGGCCTGTCGCCGGTGATGTTCATGACGGCCTCGTCGGCGGTGACGAGGATGTTGATGTTCTTTTCCTTCTCTTTCTGCTGAGGAGGAGCGCTGGTGTTCTGCGAGATGGCCTGATC of the Pseudomonadota bacterium genome contains:
- a CDS encoding biopolymer transporter ExbD, coding for MSGGGDPTPTKGGKKSVDFVVQLVPFIDLMSVLISFLLITAVWTQLARIATDQAISQNTSAPPQQKEKEKNINILVTADEAVMNITGDRPPKRVPRMPEDKYYKEVRAALRGLKERVPAEAPKVMLAAEDKVQYKFIIQVMDICLDLGLSAITVANPNTMQGELL